The genomic interval GGAAAAAAAAGGGTCAGTGCACCAgatgcatggttcaaaagggttgtacttcattgagtcttcattaattcatagggtcgttttgggcgtaacatgcaataaaccaaacagtttcatctcccattccctttaaaagccaggcacgtttgtaccttggtgcattgctattatgattataataataatcataataattataatatttttatttgtaatcttttgcatgtttgtgtgctgctgcccttccctgttagtgtgtgtgtaacaagcatagtgtgcgcgtgcGGTGCATacgcctaggcacattttactaatttgctgttaaaataacaatgaaatgctgcgttattgactttagaccaggtttttgttggtcaatggcacgatcacctcccgctgcctcaagatggcaatacgccaagaattcacctgaacacacctccctgtaagaccagcacgcccatgggcgcaggtgcatttgctatttaaacaacgtgggcgctggacggtcttaaaatagcaaagacgCTTTGCGTCAGGCTTtgtgccgggtgcaagatagggccccaagTATTTCCTTCAGGTTGGGAAGTAGGTGTGGAGAGACTATTTGCTATAGTTTTAAAGGCGGTTTGCCTGAAACATGTCTCGCTGCTGCACTTCCTATAGCTGTTGATGCTTTACTGTAGATAGCTGAGAAAATAGTTTTCAGACTCCACTGTACGaaatcaacaaacaaaaacataaatgcacCAATGCAACATCCCATCTCGAATAGCTGTTTTTTCCCCAGCGGTAACCCATTAAgggtgtattttttttagatacaATTCTCCATACCGTCTCTCGGTTCCATGCCATATAAGTGGGGCGTTTGATGAACATGCGAATGGTGGTGGCTCCCAGCAGCCCCAGCATAGCAATCAGGCAGATGTATTTCCACAGATACTTGTAAATCACATTGGGACGCCAGCCCAGCATGGCCTCAATGTCATCGAGAAACCTTCAGAAACACAGAAGTAGTTCACTTTCAGAagttacttttttcttttttacaaaaaacactGGTAAGTCTCATAAAACTAAACTGATTAGTTGACATTTAGCTGGAATTTCAGATTTCAAGAGTTAAGACAGTCCATCACAATCTGAAACTATACCTCACCTATCAGCTCCATATAGCCAAGACACACTGAAGGTCTCAAAAACCACCACAATGATGAGGGGCAGAGTGGCGGAGTAATCATCAAACATCATCACAAAGTAGTTCCCACAACGCTGGGTGAAGAGCAGTCCGATTACAAAGCCGATGACGCAGCTGAAAACTGCAACAACATGAACACGTTGGGGTAAAACAGTACTACTTTAAAAGACAGCAGTCAGGCACAATGGATACATTTATGGTTTATCCTAGGGTAATACCGTTAAACTTTACTGTCCAATAGCACTTAATGGGAAACACAAACTTCACACTCATTGTTATTTGGAGTATTGTGCAAAAATCTGGTCAGTCTAATACCACTAGGATTCAAGGCTGAGCAATACAACCAaattaaatgtatgtattgtaaTGTATGGCTTGCATGGATTCCCCTCCTTAAAAGAAAAACCAATggctgaggtaaaaaaaaaaagaagaaagaaaaggtgTTTACTTGTGAATTTGGTCTTGTTGTTGGCCAGAGTTTTGAAGCGGTCAGTGAGTGGGGCGAGGATGCCCTCCATAGTGCCAAACATGGTGCTGAGTCCTAAATTGAGCAGCATGAGGAAGAAGAGCGCTGACCAGAAGGGGCTGCCAGGCAGGAGTGACATAGCCTCTGTGAAGGCAATAAAAGCTAGACCTGTGCCCTCCACACCCTGAACACAAACAAGAGTGCCAGCTTTagcttttatgtatttttataaaatacacaaaaatgcATGAAAGCAAATTGATGTTAGTCCAAGAACTCAATATTTAcctgttgcatctctttttccaGGTCACAGTCTGTTAAATTGCCTGGGACattttttccataatgtttAAACCAGGCTCTGTAGTCCTCTAGAGCCACAGAACTGGGATCAGAGTAGTTGAAGTCTGGCATCAGTTTTATGTCCACATTATTACTGTGAAACTGCTCTGATAACTCCCTCATATTACtaagaaaagacaaaacagaacTGTAAACATACAGTTTATGCAAAAAGACATGTCAAGAGAAAAACAGTTCAAAGGGAAATAATTTCAGAGAACATGCAAAATATTTTGTCCGACGCATAGATAATTAAAGAAACTTTGGTACcagtaagttgaaaaaaagaataatactGACATGTTAGATACTAGCAATGCCAAACATACAGGTGTACAGAAAGGCGTACCAGTCTGTACCAATGTGAGGGACAAATTATACTAGTGACTTACACTGAAGAGATTCATGTAGTGCGAGTCTTTTGATGCATAACTCGTTTATCCTGTAATTAAAAACATACCTGACTACACATTCCATGGCCTTGCCTTTGGCGCGGAAGCCGAGCACAGAAAACACCACCAGAGTGGCCAGCACAGATGTGAGGAAGTTTATAGTGGAGACAGTGAAGGCATCGCGGTGGCAGTTGTTGTTCTTGGGATTGTAAGAGGAGTAGGCGATAATGGACCCAAAGCCAAGACCTAAGGCAAAGAAGACCTGCGTGGCTGCCTGCCGCCACACCTGAATGTCGGCCCAAATTTCCAGCTAGAAATGTATAGAGGGAACAGCAGGTGGGTCAGGAAAATTATTCATATCTGCCTCTCGTTTCTACACTCAACCAGACATTTTATCTGCGGATACCTTGGGGTAGAACATGTAGGTGATTCCCTCCAAGGCCCCATTCAGCAGGAGCCCTCGGACGAGGAAGCAGAACAGCACCACGTAGGGAAAGATGGAGGAGAAATACATCACCTAGGAAGTGACAAAGAATGATAACATGAACAATTTAATCCAGACAGCTACCAGTAAAAGTGAGTTTTTTGGTTTTGGCTGTGCGCAAAGGAACAACTCTCCCCAAGTGACTCCCTATCATTTTTATAAATTATCAGTACACATGACGAACTGCACTCATTACTAgaaatttccatttttttgtggtggttttcctttatttgatagtgacagtggatatacaggaaaggtgggagagagagatgagggatcacacgcagcaaagggccgcaagtTGGACTCGAACACAGGCTGCTGCAAAGGACTCCGCCTACACGGGGCgcacactcttactgggtgagctagaagTCAGCCCAAATATCCATTTCTTTTGCTAGTACGCGGTGCTCCaacagatttatttttgttaaattgCTTCTATGAGCTTATATAAACTGTGTGTTGAATCCAACGGATTTTGCTTCTATAACAACCCATTTCCCCACGGAGATAACGGATGTTTCATCTAATCTCAAGCGTAGAGCCTGCTGCTTGTTATACACTGAACATATGGCTCTCTTAATCAAGGTTATTCAGTCTGTACAGTAATTCCGTGAAACAGCTGATTTCAGCCTGAGCAGTAATAAACTTCCCCGCAGATGTTAGCTCTAACATTTAATACAGAAGATAATTAGTTCCACACCTGATACATTTGTTCCAGGCAGGGATGCATTCCTGTGTTTGTTCATTATAATGTATAGCACTTCGGAGACTGAACTGGCTGATATGAGTTAGGGATAACAAACAACAGTATTAAATAAATGCTAATTTACAAAACTCCCAATACTTAACAATGTGGATGTTGCCATTTGAAGTGGGTCAACAGCTAAGCCAGACATTCCAGAGAGATTCCCTCACCCATAATAACCCTGGAAGCTAAGCCCAACACATGACTGGGATTTGAGCAAACAGAGTGCCAAAACAATGTAGCACAGGATCCAATTGTGTTATGTCTACCTTGACAGAGGACTTGATACCCTTGGACATTCCCAGGCACACGACTGTCCAGGCCGCCAGCAGACAGCAGACCACGTAAGGGTTGAAAGAGCCCGTCTCATCAATTGAGTCTGTGATATCCAAGGCTTTGCGGTACCAGAAATACGATGTGGGGGAGCTCGTTTCACATTCTTTTACTGTTGtaaagagaacaaaaaaaaaaaatcaaataatagTGTAACATGTAACACACAGCTAATTCAGTTACAAATTAATTACTCCTCATGCCTTTTGAACCTTAAAGGAATACTTCACACTTATAATCCTTTGTATTTTAATTACTTTCTCTGCATTACCTTgaattttttacaaaacatttgtttttgtcacacaatgGAGTAAATCCTAATAAATTGAAGTAATAGGGGGCTGTGCTTAATAAACCGCAAAACTATATCAATAATAGCACTActtaataaacagtataaattattacTCGTCTGTGACAGTAGTGGCAGAAGTGTTGTAAATAGTAAGGCTTTAGCAAATATACATGTGTTTGGGAAGTACTGAGCATACGACTGGATAAATGAGACTTCGATTACACAGCACGTGTTGCGTGAGAGTTTGTAAACGGATGTTTTGATATAGTTTTTCTGTTAAACGCGGCCCCCCATTTACTTCAATTCATCAAGGATTTACTCCGTTTTCAGATTCTGCTTTCACCATGGAGTCATCCACAAATGAcaaggttttcttccagaattcAGGATAACACAGTGTGAGTAAATGATATTCAGAATGATGACTTTAAGTGTGAAGTACTCCTTTAATGCTGCATGTTTACCTGTTACATTCCCCTGTTCTGGGCACTGTTCCCAAGGCAACGGGTACTGGAACGAGTTCCCAAGATAGAAAAGACTCCATGCAAGGATCACGTTGTAATAGAGAGCCACGAAGAAACATACCTGAGGACATGGGAGAACAAGAGTATCCGGTTTTTATCATCACACAACAGCCTGCCTCTTTGCAAATACTTCATCATAGTTTTTTTCCAATTGACTACACCATTGCTCCCTCGCCCTACTCATACAGCACTGTGCTTTTCTAGACAATGGCAAAAAGGTGTTCCGGGAAACAGGAAATTACTGACTGAAGCAGAAATGTACAACACAAAATGACACCTGGAATACATTCATCATCATATACTTAACAATCCTAAAGGTGGGTCAATCATTTACAAATCAGTATTTTACCACACAGCTGGAGTAGCCGATCCCTGCCAGCTTGGGGGAGATGTACTTCCACACTCCGATGCTGCCCTGTCGGATGGCCTGACCGGCTGCCAGCTCCAGGAAGAACAAGGGAATGCCCACGACCATCATCAGCAGTACATACAGGAGGAGAAACGCTCCTGAGGAGAAGAGGTGACCAGCACTCGGTTAAGAAATGAGCACAACAATTTGATACACCGAACCGACATGATGTAAAGGAGAAGCAGAAGTTTGTGCCAGACTGTGATCTTTAAATCCCACACCATTCTGATGACTGCCACCTGCAATACAATGTTCTTTTGAAAATATGTCTAAAAAGGTgtggacacacagggccgacggccgaccgttgacagaaaagccagtcgaaatgatcagtctccccgggttggtccaaaaagtgccaccgaacacaccaaaaagacgagacgagacgtaatacatctctataacagcaggcggcactaatctgtattgttgcccaaaaaataaaaactggcagctgattggacgaacgcgtcacatgggttcgttttctctggaaattcaaagccagactgtcatggcggccgttcagaatacgatctcatattgtactaaaatagttcactgaaacatatttctgaaaacattttaagcgagaaataggccatgcagttgctgaatcggtcttcatttcagctcaacaaaggtcagtttaaaagattttagtcagattttgagagactctaatCACGCtaattccgctcgccatttccgggtgagtcccgactgccctgccgccgactgaacatgtcaggtcggcgaAAATGAACGGCGACAGcccccccccagactgacgaaggcacaggacacaccgaacagattcgagtcactgacctcgccagactgtccaacggccgattatcggccctgtgtgtcagcacctttagTCATTCTAAAGGTTAAATAAGATACATGAAGCTTTTTCTGATTatttcatttggttacaacgaTGCATGGCACATAAGCACAAACTTTGTAACATGTCatacccccctctctctcccatttcctGTATGCCTCGTCACTGTCAATTGCCGCAATACCAACTCCccaaagacaccaaagacaaaagtaaaaaaaaagcaccaactTGTGGCGGCCGGAACCAAACTTTAATTTAATCGTTATGGACAATGTCCATATTTTTCCATAGAGTTTACATAGTTTCCCTTAGAAACAGATGATGGAACATCAGACTTcagagcagtgttttttttgtgttgcttaCAGATAGTTTATACATCTATAAACATTATGTTAATGCATTCTACATGCATGGAATAGTCTCTCTTTCtggtactctctctctctctctctttatatcaCATTCTTGCCCTGTGATGATGACACAGactaaaatacagtatattctgcACCCATAACATTTGTGAGTCCCATGGGACCCACAGGACCCAATCCTATCCAGCCATCTAACATGGATGACAATAATAGGTACTCACCTCCTCCATTTTGATGGCACAAATATGGAAACCTCCACACATTTCCGAGCCCGACGCTGAATCCCACCTGAGCCAAAAAATACTCTACTTTACTGTTCCATCCTGCTCGAGCGGCAGGCTCAGACGAGCCCTGCTGGCTCTCTTCACCAACATAGCAGTCGATCTCGGACTCTGTGGTTCCTGTCCTGTCATCGTCAGTTGGCAAGGGCTGCTTCTCCAtctaagaaaaaaaatggtaagAATGGATAGTACATAAGCACTGTGCTGTGGCTGACCACCCATGATAGTCAACACAGCTACCCTGTTGATTTCTCATAGATTTATGAAGACTTTTCTGCAGCTTGTTTTTGGGGATACTGCACAGTCATTTGTGGCCGTTACTTTTGGTATACCTGAAATAGACATACTACTCTGACTCCAGCAAGCAATGATACTTTTTCATGGATACACTGGTGCgctctctcactgtgtgtgtgtgtgtgtccgagcTAAAACTGATATGCAGTCTAATCTAACAGTCCTGTGATAAATCCTACCTTCATGAACGTCTTAATGCTCAGTTTTTATAGTTTTAGAGTGTTAAATAAACGTCATGGCGATTAAAAGCCTGGCACCTTAGTGTAGCCTAACGTTACATAAGAGCAGCCAGCTATCCCACCAGGTGTGGTTAATTGCATTAGCCTATCCTTAACGCGGGAATAAAATAATCCTTGATTAGACTAACGTTACATGAGTCCAATAAAAACTCACATACTTGATATTACTTTGAGCACCTGATTCCAAACATCATGTTCATATCATCTTTACTTTTAAGAAATAAAGTTGTAGTCTTTTGCGCGGTGCCTGAACATGGTCAAGTAACGTTTACGTTACATCCGCGACCATCTGTCTTTGTCTGGACTGTCTGATACtgtgaacacacaaaaaacacttcTGGTAAACAAAACTGACCTGTCACCATAAAATGTCGTCAACGAAGAGGTAGAACAACAGATAGAATAACGGAGAATATCGGCGATAATATTTTATTCTTAGGTCCTTTCAAAGCAGGAAACGAGCACGTGTGGCTGTTGTTTGATCTGTCACTTTGTTATCAACCACGTCGCGAGCTGAGTTATGgttctgtttctgtttgtcaaaataaatgtaatatatcagatactttgaTGCCGATATTTAACtatatagaaatatataaaaactcaTATGTGCGTTGATAATTCTCTTTCTTATAGCCGGCTTGTTCTCGCGGTTTATTGGCGTAGCCGTGGGTTTGGTTCTTCCGCGTGACGCAAGACAATTACTACGTGCTGCTTTCAGGGGCTGCACGAAATCTGTATACCATAGGTAGCTCGGACACAAGTACAAGCATCCTGTTGCGATGGTCATTTCATAATCTATTAATGTCGTTTATTTCTCTAATGAATCGATTAATCGTCTACAAAATGAGATAAAATATTGAAAAGTATCCATCAGTTTTTTAAGAACCCAAGGCAAAGTCTTCAAATAGTTTGTTTTGTTCAACTAGGCTAACGATCCAAAAGCCAAAAACTATGAAATTTAAAACGgtagaaaacaaagaaactcagctcacattttaaaagctgaaaccagtgaatgtttgtcttttttattattgactTATCGTCGCTTCATAAAGGTGCAaggaaaataaatagaaatactcCAGTTAagttcaaataataaaaaaaaggtagtaTACGATAGGCTACTCAAGTAGTGAAAGGGTTACGGgtgctgtactgtatgtagtttAAAAGTGGAAGTGGGACCCTACCACTCTTTTAGTATTTATCATAGCAGGGGTCGTCTGTAATTGACAGGACACCATTTTAAATAGTAACGATGACAAGTTgatataataaaattaaatcATCTGATCACATTTGATCCACGTTTTAATGGATTGTCAAACATAACGCGGCGAATATTCACAATCGGTTCAGTTTTCTGTAGCCATATATCCCTGGTTTAGTTAATTTTAgtttatgaaaaaataaataaaactggcTGATGCAATAGTCGGCTCCTATCATCGTGCATAGACTGCAATCATGTCACGTCCTTGAACAGTGCTGTAACAGCATTCCTTTTTAGATTCTGTAAACAAATGATCAGTCCCACAGGATAGCTAGTTCTCACAGTATTGACCTAACAGTGACATTTCTCTGAAACGCACCGCGTAGTCACACACGCTGCATGCCACGTATGCCTGTTTTGgaggcaaataaaacacacagtcTACTGCCACTACCAACTCATACTAGGCCTACAGTATAATTTGCGCTTGGAAATTACGGGATGTATTTATTAATAAGTGATAAATACCTTGTGGTATGAAATGATAGAGCTATAGGTCCTTGACAAAGTTTCCAAATGTCCAAAAACCAAAGTCAAGTGGTCACCTCTCTTGCTGCCACTTCACCTGACTCCGCCTACCTCTCCTATTGGCGGATAAAGTGGAGACTTGTCCACCTCCAATAAAAGACTGTTATGAAATGTGACACCCCACTTTTTTAAACTCCATAGTATACATGGAGTACCCCTGCCACACCCCCAAACCTAATGCATGTGCAtaaacatgtttagtttattcccAAGGTGCCAAGAAGTTGTAGGCTAACTATCAGTAACATGCTAAAAATTTGCAACTGTTCCAATAATGTTATAAGGTTTAAATGCAGTTCAAAACCTTATATACACTGCTAGAATCATATTGTGGTGAGTGAATAGTGAAACTCTACTGGAATCTGCTTAAAGCATACACTCCCCCCCAGGTTGCTAAAAATCCCAAATTCCAAGAGAAAATACAGAGAACATGATCTCAGTTTTGCCAGTTGTAGCCATGGCACTGTACAATTTCACCAAATGTTCCCCAATGTGAAATGTGTGCACTTGTTGGGTATACAGGAGAAAGAATGAGTAAATATTTGTATCTCTAAGGTGAGGTAGTAGATGGGGCGGGGCTGCGTAAGGTGACACACCTCTGCCCTAAAAGCTTTTAATACTATGTAGAGGAGAGTGAGTTACACTAAGACCCAGAACACTGAAAGGTTTTACTGTTAACACCAGGATTAAAGTATTGGAAGCCTATCAACCTTGGTAAGTTGAGCAAACATCCATTTCCAATCATCACTCTCTGTTGTAGTCAGAATTCATAACATTTAAAACTACTTAACTCTTAAATGAATTTGGGAACGTACAGTTACAATGAATCAGAAACTGCACTGAAAGACTTTGTGAAACTTTGTCACGTTTGATATTTTTTGTGCCACCTGTGTTTACTGTGTACTAATTTATCAatttactttcaaaacgtaGCCCCTGCTAATTCAATCTTTTTGCCCATTTAATGGAACTGCTTGTGTGGATTTACTGAAATTCAAAATTGAATCATAGGTCaacacatttatattatttagcaAAATTCTGACCAAAAACATGCCCTTTTTCCTCCCAAATTGTGTTGTAATATAGACATGTCCTATTGAGTGAACAGTGCATTATAACAATACTCTGGGTGatattgtgtgttttgtaaCACAGGGTGATGTGCTGAGGTCCTTTTCTTACTAATGCTTTTTTTGTATAGGAAGGTTGATTCTCAGAAGGGCTGATGTAGGAATTCAGTcatcttaaaatgtattttaacttAACAATAGTGTGCACACATTGCAATGCTAATTTTGGtcagacttttatttttgaaatactatTTTATTAAATGAGTACGAAACCAACCACACCAGTTTGGCTCAGgctgtatgcacaaaaaaagatgggAACTACTTTTGGTaaagtattttttaaatgaaactagTCCTAAGGAAATGTAAAGTGATACTGGAAGTTTGTTCTCTTGATATCAGTGATTCCAGTATCAATGGCCactgaggagcagagagatTGAACGGTGAGATCCATTGTACTGTTGTCAGACTGGTTGGGCGGCTCACTCACACAGCGTAATGCCAGGTTGCTGAAGCAGAGGCTGGCGTAGACTTAAATAGGGGTATGGAAACATTGAATGAGGACTTGTTAGTCTAGAGAAAGCTAAGATTAAACTGCTGCCTGCCTTAAAACAACACCATCAGTACCAGTTGAACTGTCTGTGAATGGATCAAGGGTCCTTTGACAACACTTTTTGTAACTCCACCTAAAATGTTTTGTGATCCCCTCTATCCAGCTGTGTTTTCATAGAAAGCTGCTCTCCATTTTCTCACACCAGACAAAGGATGACAAACATCTCACGATATCTTGTTAATGTAAGTCTGATCTGATACACCTTTTCCTCAGAGTGATATTCTTTAAAGATGCCTTTTTCTTCAAGTCTTCGTCCTTTACTTCTCTCATCCCTGCTTGCAGCACCTGCTGACATTCTCACTCCAGGACGGGGATGTGCAGAATGTGGAGGAAGCCCAGTCCCGTCTCTCCGTCCTGGCCCAGAGCCAAAAGCTGTGGAGTCAACAGATGTACCTGGATGTTGGAGCGAAGGCCATCCATCTCCGAGACACACAGAGCCAGGTGAGAGCAGAAGCGTGATGGTCAACAAATAGGCCTGTGAATGACTCAATGGATGAAGATTTATAAGAGAAATGCAGTTCATATTTTACATGCATAATGACATTCGATTTCATCTACTCGTGCAGGACGAGCTGGAGAACTATCCTTTCAAATCCATCTACCGCTGTGACGCCATTAACACAGAAAAGCACTTCAAATCCCTCCTTCTGTTGGTCTGCCAAAGTGCAGACCTGAACAAGCCGGACATTCTGTTCTTTAACTGCGAGACTGTGAAGGTGAGTAATAACATGTGAGCACCTTCCCCAGTGTGTCCCGCCTGACTCTCGTGTGTCCGTTTGAATCATCGGCCTGGTTCAGGTTAAACGAGTGATGCCACTTCCTGATTCTTATTCACAGGCAGAGCAAATCCGTGATGACATTGCACGCGCAGTTTCGGGTTCCTCCACCGGCAGCAGGAGTAAGAAGCTCCCTGATGCCCTCAGGTACAGTGAATGTCATGGtgacaagacaaaaacaaagtctCTGACAAAACATCAAAATGGCTCTCTTGTAGTCTTTAAAACTGAAAACCATCCATTTAATGTTGTGGTAATTCAAGCTTTTAAGGGCCCAATTTCCATGTCTTATTGTGGTTTTTAATGGAAGAAAGTGTTTCTGTGTGAATGTTTACATTCACATTGTCTGGGAGGAGGATAATGGGCAGCCAAACAAAAGACAGACACATATAGTAAATGATCATTCAGACCAATCTCCCATTAAACTGTTTGCATTTCTCCTCTATTTCTATTATGTCATATTTTCCCATGAATGAAAGCAGCCATGGTGTCACCATTAACCTGTctaagagcagagagagagagagagagagagagagagagagagagagagagcagggaggACAGTGTAAACAGCTGAGACAGAGAAATACCTGTTTTACTGGTTCCCACATAACTTATGAAGGTGTGACAGAGTTAACCAGACCATTGTGACAGAAAGCAGAGAGAGCAGTGGAGGAATATGACAGCAGCGCTGAACAGATTTTCTTCTTCGGGAAAAGAAATCTCTTTATAGGACGCGTGAAGGACAGACAAAATGTGGTAAGACGGACGGGATGGCTGAATTTTTGGATAATGATTCAGTAAAGCGAGCGTAAACTTTGAGTCAACACTCTCACAGGTATTTGCATTGTTTGGCAAGAGTAGGCAAACGTACAAAGGTTTGTCCACGTCCTTGTGTCTTCCATTTAAAAACTTGCTGCTGGTTTGTTTAAAAGGAGAGTTTAGACTGAAGCACAGTGTTGTGTGCAATGTAGGCTCTAGCCGTGAGAAAGCACAGTCAGACTGTTTACTGTACTTTCAGAGTGGAATAAGGGCAGCAGGGTTGATTTTCAGAGTCATCACATTATGTGTATTGATAGAGGACTGCGTTGTCTGGCTGGATTCACTGACCAAATATGTTGTATCTTGTCTCCAATTCTGCATCAATTTGAGCTCTCAGAATGAAACTGTCTTCAGTCCACTGTGTGTTTGACTTCTTTAAGggtgtttcctgtttttgtgcTGAGTGAACGGCCCCTGCAACCATCAACAAGCAGGCTGTGAACATTACCTGTAGTGTGAGTGTAGCAGGGCTGaaactctccctctcttcctctagGCTTCCTCGCAGTGAGGGAAAGATGATCGACCCCTATGAAATCCCGAAACCCCCTGGCCCACATGCTCCAAATCCCCCACCAGCCAATCCTCCACCTTACCCTGGACACAGAGGTAAGAAAAAAGTCAGTTATTTTCACATGAATGCTTGTGTACGGCTTTAAAAGTAAGGGTTTGACATGATAAGAAGGCAAGAGCAAGGAAAAGAGAGAAGTGAGAGGTATTTAGGAGCACAGAGAttgctttgtgtgttttgtgtgtgtgtaaggggggGGGGTTCAAGGTAAAGGGGGCAGGGATTCCAAATGCAGGAAAGACCAGGGCTATGAATGGAAATGGATGAACTGAATCCTCACCTCTCTTCTACAACAGGCGGGCCTGATATCTCCTTCCTGCGAGCAGAGCGAGAAGTGGTACGCCTCCTTCGTCACCTTTGTGTCTTTTCGGTCACCTGTTTGGCATAGTTCATATCTGAACAGAGTAACAAATTGGTTCTCCCTTCCTCAGGGGATCCTCAATCACTGTTTCAATGACATTGAGATCTTCATGGGCAAGCTGCAGCAGACTGCAGAGGCTGCGACGGTGCTGAaccagaggaagaagaaaaagaagagaagtaAAAAGCAAAGTGCTGAAGGTAAAAGGAGAAAGATGGATCTTTTTTGCAGTTGAAATAACACAGCTTATGGGCGCTGATctattttcttgtgtttttctgtacAACAGAAGATCTGCTCACTGCGAAGGCCCGTCCTCCGCCAGAGGAGGAATTCATCGATATCTTCCA from Perca fluviatilis chromosome 21, GENO_Pfluv_1.0, whole genome shotgun sequence carries:
- the LOC120551445 gene encoding sodium-dependent neutral amino acid transporter B(0)AT2-like isoform X3 yields the protein MEKQPLPTDDDRTGTTESEIDCYVGEESQQGSSEPAARAGWNSKVEYFLAQVGFSVGLGNVWRFPYLCHQNGGGAFLLLYVLLMMVVGIPLFFLELAAGQAIRQGSIGVWKYISPKLAGIGYSSCVVCFFVALYYNVILAWSLFYLGNSFQYPLPWEQCPEQGNVTVKECETSSPTSYFWYRKALDITDSIDETGSFNPYVVCCLLAAWTVVCLGMSKGIKSSVKVMYFSSIFPYVVLFCFLVRGLLLNGALEGITYMFYPKLEIWADIQVWRQAATQVFFALGLGFGSIIAYSSYNPKNNNCHRDAFTVSTINFLTSVLATLVVFSVLGFRAKGKAMECVVSNMRELSEQFHSNNVDIKLMPDFNYSDPSSVALEDYRAWFKHYGKNVPGNLTDCDLEKEMQQGVEGTGLAFIAFTEAMSLLPGSPFWSALFFLMLLNLGLSTMFGTMEGILAPLTDRFKTLANNKTKFTIFSCVIGFVIGLLFTQRCGNYFVMMFDDYSATLPLIIVVVFETFSVSWLYGADRFLDDIEAMLGWRPNVIYKYLWKYICLIAMLGLLGATTIRMFIKRPTYMAWNRETASEEHLDYPDWALAVLAILIVFAMMPVPVGLIHAVLQDRTKQTATETETVQYSIVSTDDKCETPMTDMLELDRRNGSAVFFS
- the LOC120551445 gene encoding sodium-dependent neutral amino acid transporter B(0)AT2-like isoform X2, with translation MKMEKQPLPTDDDRTGTTESEIDCYVGEESQQGSSEPAARAGWNSKVEYFLAQVGFSVGLGNVWRFPYLCHQNGGGAFLLLYVLLMMVVGIPLFFLELAAGQAIRQGSIGVWKYISPKLAGIGYSSCVVCFFVALYYNVILAWSLFYLGNSFQYPLPWEQCPEQGNVTVKECETSSPTSYFWYRKALDITDSIDETGSFNPYVVCCLLAAWTVVCLGMSKGIKSSVKVMYFSSIFPYVVLFCFLVRGLLLNGALEGITYMFYPKLEIWADIQVWRQAATQVFFALGLGFGSIIAYSSYNPKNNNCHRDAFTVSTINFLTSVLATLVVFSVLGFRAKGKAMECVVSNMRELSEQFHSNNVDIKLMPDFNYSDPSSVALEDYRAWFKHYGKNVPGNLTDCDLEKEMQQGVEGTGLAFIAFTEAMSLLPGSPFWSALFFLMLLNLGLSTMFGTMEGILAPLTDRFKTLANNKTKFTIFSCVIGFVIGLLFTQRCGNYFVMMFDDYSATLPLIIVVVFETFSVSWLYGADRFLDDIEAMLGWRPNVIYKYLWKYICLIAMLGLLGATTIRMFIKRPTYMAWNRETASEEHLDYPDWALAVLAILIVFAMMPVPVGLIHAVLQDRTKQTATETETVQYSIVSTDDKCETPMTDMLELDRRNGSAVFFS
- the LOC120551445 gene encoding sodium-dependent neutral amino acid transporter B(0)AT2-like isoform X1, which gives rise to MSAGAASRDERSKGRRLEEKGIFKEYHSEEKMEKQPLPTDDDRTGTTESEIDCYVGEESQQGSSEPAARAGWNSKVEYFLAQVGFSVGLGNVWRFPYLCHQNGGGAFLLLYVLLMMVVGIPLFFLELAAGQAIRQGSIGVWKYISPKLAGIGYSSCVVCFFVALYYNVILAWSLFYLGNSFQYPLPWEQCPEQGNVTVKECETSSPTSYFWYRKALDITDSIDETGSFNPYVVCCLLAAWTVVCLGMSKGIKSSVKVMYFSSIFPYVVLFCFLVRGLLLNGALEGITYMFYPKLEIWADIQVWRQAATQVFFALGLGFGSIIAYSSYNPKNNNCHRDAFTVSTINFLTSVLATLVVFSVLGFRAKGKAMECVVSNMRELSEQFHSNNVDIKLMPDFNYSDPSSVALEDYRAWFKHYGKNVPGNLTDCDLEKEMQQGVEGTGLAFIAFTEAMSLLPGSPFWSALFFLMLLNLGLSTMFGTMEGILAPLTDRFKTLANNKTKFTIFSCVIGFVIGLLFTQRCGNYFVMMFDDYSATLPLIIVVVFETFSVSWLYGADRFLDDIEAMLGWRPNVIYKYLWKYICLIAMLGLLGATTIRMFIKRPTYMAWNRETASEEHLDYPDWALAVLAILIVFAMMPVPVGLIHAVLQDRTKQTATETETVQYSIVSTDDKCETPMTDMLELDRRNGSAVFFS